Within Streptomyces roseirectus, the genomic segment CGCACGCCGCGCCATCGCGCTGACCTGCCGGAACTCGGTCTCGACGACCGCGCAGTCGGCGTCGAGGCGGGCGATCTCCAGGACGTCCTCGACGAGCCCGTGCAGCTTGCGCACCCCGCCCGCGACGAGGTCGCCGGCGGGTCCCGGCGGCAGCAGGCAGACCGCGGTGACCATGGCGGCGACCGGCGTGCGCAGCTCGTGCGCGATGTCGGCGGTGACGCGCCGCTCGGCTTCGAGGCGGGCGGCGAGCGCGTCGGCCATCGCGTTCATGGACCCGGCGAGCCGGGCGATCTCGTCGCGGCCGTGGGGGCGGACGCGGGCGTCGAGGTCGCCGTGGGCGATACGTTCCGCCGTCCGGGCGGCGGCCGTGGCGCGCCGGCCCATGCGTACGCCGAGGGCGAGGCCGAGCAGCGCGACGGTGCCGGTCGCGGCGGCGCCGGTGGTGGTGAGCGTCCGGTCCAGTTCGCCGAGCGCGTGCGCCTCGCGGTCGTAGGGGCGGGACAGCGCGAGGACGGTGCGGTCCGAGACGCGGGTCGCCGCCCACAGCACGGGGTGCGTACCGCTCTGGAGGTAGGTCGCACGTACCCCCCTGCCCATGAGGCGGGTCAGCGGCGCGGGCAGGTCGGGCGGGTCGAGGCGGGCGGCGGACTCGCGTCCGGCGGCGTGGTCGTAGGCGGCGGCGACCAGTTGGCGGTCGAGGTCGGCGCGGGCGGTGGCGAGCTGGTCGGCGGCGGTGATGCGGTGGACCAGCACTCCGACGGCTCCGGCGACCCAGAGGGCCGCGACGGCGACGGCCAGCGCCACCTTCGTACCGAGGTTCATGGGTATCCCCTAGGGGCGTTCCTCAGGGCACCCCTGGGGGCGCGGCGTGTAAGGGGCACCCCTAGGGGCGCAGCTTGTAGCCGAAGCCGCGGACCGTCTCGATGCGGTCGCGGCCGATCTTGGCGCGCAGCCGCCGGATGTGGACGTCGACGACGCGGGTGTCACCGCTCCAGGCGTAGTCCCAGACCCTCTCCAGGAGGAGGTCGCGGGTGAGGACCGTGCCGGGGGAGGCGGTGAACTCCTGGAGGAGGCGGAGTTCGGTGGTGGTGAGCGCGAGGGGCCGGCCGGCGCGGTGCGCGGTCAGGGTGACGGGGCAGAAGTCCAGGTCGCCGAAGCTCAGGCGGGCTGCGCGGGGGGCCGTGGGGGCGGCGCGGCGCAGGAGGCAGCGGACGCGGGCGGCGAGGACCAGGCCGTCGAAGGGCTTCGTGACGTAGTCGTCGGCCCCGGCCTCCAGGCCCATCACGACGTCGACGGGGTCGTTGCGGGCGGATATCAGCAGCACCGGTACGCGGGACTCGGCGCGGATGCGGCCGGCGAGGCTGACCCCGTTGAGGCCGGGGAGCATGATGTCCAGGACCGCGACGTCGGGTCTGCGCTCGCGGAAGAGGTCGAGGCCGGTCGTGCCGTCGGCGGCGGTCCGTACGGCGTAGCCGCTCGACTCCAGGGCGAGGCGGGTGGCCTCCCGGATCATCTCGTCGTCCTCTACCAGCAGGACCTCGTGCATCGGTGTTCTCCTGGGGTGGGGGTCTGCTGAGGGGTGGGGGTCTAGGGGTATGACAGGGGCGCGGCGGCCCTCATGCCTTCGGGACCCTGAGTCGTACGGGTCCTACGTCCAGGGCCCAGCCGGGGGCGGGCGGGTGGTCGGGGGTGAGGACGGCGTGGCTGTAGTACGCGGCGTACTCGCGTTTGACGAGGCCGGTGAGGACGAGGCCGGCCGGGAAGGACGGGGAGTCGCCGTGGGGGCAGCCGGAGACGCAGGCGAAGTCGACGACGAGGCCGGTCGCGACGGCACGGGGCGTACCCCAGCCGTGCCACTTCAGGCCGTACAGGGTGGTGACGTCGGTGAGGTCCACCACGTCGGGGCTCTGCCGGGGGATCGAGCGCGCGTCGTCGATGTAGACCGGCCCCGACCAGGGGATCGCGGACGGCGCCGGGCCCTCGACCCGGGCGCCGCCGGGGAGCCCGCCGCATCCCGTCAGCGCGAGGGCGAGCAGCACGGCCGTCGCGGGTCCGGCATGTCTCATGCCGCTCTCCTTTCCGCAGCCTTCGGCCGTGTTCGGCCGTCTTCATGGGGAGGGCACCACTTTGACCCGCTCTCGGTAAACGCCAAATGTCCGGATATTAAGGATCGAGCAAAGCGTGGAAACGCTCCCACGGCCGCGTAACAGCCGGACGACTTTTCCGACCGCCGGCTGTGACACGGCCGCCGGACCGTTGTCACGCCCCGCTGGTTCCTTGAGCCGCACCGGGGCCGACGGCCTCGGGTGAACTCCGGAACGAGTCGAGGAGCACGAGGTGTCGACCTCCCCTGCCCCGGTGTCCGCGCCCGACGCGGCACACCGTAAGAAGTCCCGGCTGCGCGGCCGCCGGGCCCTGACCGTCGCGGGCGTCCTGCTCGCCCTCGTCGGCGGCGCGGCCGGCACGGCGATCGCGCAGCCGCCGCCCGGCGCCTGCCGCCAGTGGTGCAACAACCCGCCGGGCGGCACCCCGACGATCACGAACCAGGAGTGGGACGACGCCGAACAGGCCGCCGACTTCTGGGCGAACCACCAGGTCGATCCCCATTTCACCTGGGGCGTGGGCCGGTTGAACGACGCGAACGGCCACGGGTGGCCC encodes:
- a CDS encoding sensor histidine kinase, translating into MNLGTKVALAVAVAALWVAGAVGVLVHRITAADQLATARADLDRQLVAAAYDHAAGRESAARLDPPDLPAPLTRLMGRGVRATYLQSGTHPVLWAATRVSDRTVLALSRPYDREAHALGELDRTLTTTGAAATGTVALLGLALGVRMGRRATAAARTAERIAHGDLDARVRPHGRDEIARLAGSMNAMADALAARLEAERRVTADIAHELRTPVAAMVTAVCLLPPGPAGDLVAGGVRKLHGLVEDVLEIARLDADCAVVETEFRQVSAMARRAVAGLEGVAVRIVADTLVETDPRRVERVLTNLVTNALRHGAAPVTVDVDRCGDGPVVRVRDHGPGFPLDALAVLTTSGPQRFRTGCASAGTGLGLSIAAGQTRLLGARLTFRNHPEGGAEAVLRLPEGGPGGTTGITGTTGRTGATGRTGTTGRTAGGVRGGRDEEEDEGEVAVRG
- a CDS encoding response regulator transcription factor, translated to MHEVLLVEDDEMIREATRLALESSGYAVRTAADGTTGLDLFRERRPDVAVLDIMLPGLNGVSLAGRIRAESRVPVLLISARNDPVDVVMGLEAGADDYVTKPFDGLVLAARVRCLLRRAAPTAPRAARLSFGDLDFCPVTLTAHRAGRPLALTTTELRLLQEFTASPGTVLTRDLLLERVWDYAWSGDTRVVDVHIRRLRAKIGRDRIETVRGFGYKLRP
- a CDS encoding ribonuclease domain-containing protein; translation: MSTSPAPVSAPDAAHRKKSRLRGRRALTVAGVLLALVGGAAGTAIAQPPPGACRQWCNNPPGGTPTITNQEWDDAEQAADFWANHQVDPHFTWGVGRLNDANGHGWPGQAQGGRWFDFWDSAAHAWRNIYYGGTFNDRGGDLAAFEQQARHEPSSRAFSTGNGRTAPYVEYDIDEHTSTRSQDRGLRRIIRNPLTGNVFATWDHYQTFAWLGKY